One genomic segment of Rivularia sp. PCC 7116 includes these proteins:
- a CDS encoding GGDEF domain-containing response regulator: MNITKSNTGDYSSSSGEQDILIIDDTPDNLRVLSSILARVGYKVRKALNWQMAFTACQTKLPDLILLDIMMPEIDGYEVCQRFKANQKTADIPVIFISALDDVFDKVKAFKVGGVDYITKPFEFAEVIVRVQNQLKLRSAQVEILNLNNQLEERVKQRTLELENALYKLKIEVRSRQELQNKLLENALRDALTSLPNRVFFINRLEQALNRTKSELDYHFAILFIDCDRFKIVNDSLGHLVGDELLIAIAKRLQTSLSPLDTLARLGGDEFGILLENVSDIDMVTGIAERILNSLAQHFQISRYQVFVNVSIGINWGNLNYEKPEYLLRDADTAMYRAKALGRGRFHIFNPEMHKQAIKTLELENDLRRALERQELIVYYQPIICLKTGSIGGFEALVRWQHPTRGLVLPTEFISVAEETGLIYAIDTWVLKSACNQLRIWLANSLVPKNLHMSVNLSAKLFLQPNFLAQIDQIIYETKLNPAFLELEITESVIMENSVDVKTTLNEIKQRNINLTMDDFGTGYSSLSYLHSFPLNTLKIDKSFLNLMQKNHQNMGLVPAMIGIAHSMGMKAIAEGVENSEQLSQIKDLKCNFAQGNLFSQPAPPQHILDLILSNPKW; the protein is encoded by the coding sequence ATGAATATAACGAAATCAAATACAGGAGATTACTCCTCAAGTTCTGGCGAACAAGATATTTTGATAATTGATGATACACCAGATAATCTCAGAGTTTTGTCTTCTATTTTAGCTCGAGTTGGGTATAAAGTTCGCAAAGCATTAAATTGGCAAATGGCTTTTACTGCTTGTCAAACGAAATTACCAGACTTGATTTTACTAGACATTATGATGCCAGAGATAGATGGGTATGAAGTTTGTCAGCGTTTTAAAGCTAATCAGAAAACTGCTGATATACCGGTTATTTTCATTAGTGCATTAGATGATGTCTTTGATAAAGTAAAAGCTTTTAAAGTCGGAGGTGTCGATTACATAACTAAACCATTTGAATTTGCTGAAGTTATAGTAAGAGTACAAAATCAACTTAAATTAAGAAGCGCTCAAGTAGAAATATTAAACTTAAATAATCAGCTTGAAGAAAGAGTAAAACAAAGAACACTAGAACTAGAGAATGCACTGTATAAACTTAAAATAGAGGTTCGTTCTCGTCAAGAATTACAAAATAAATTACTTGAAAATGCATTGCGCGATGCTTTGACTAGCTTGCCGAACCGAGTGTTTTTTATCAATAGACTAGAACAAGCATTAAATCGGACTAAATCAGAATTAGATTATCACTTTGCAATCTTATTTATAGACTGCGATCGCTTTAAAATCGTTAATGATTCTTTGGGGCATTTAGTAGGAGATGAATTATTGATTGCGATAGCTAAACGTTTGCAAACCTCCTTGTCGCCATTAGATACTTTGGCGAGATTGGGAGGTGACGAATTCGGTATTCTCTTGGAGAATGTTTCTGATATTGACATGGTAACCGGTATTGCAGAACGTATTTTAAATTCTTTAGCGCAACATTTTCAAATATCCAGATACCAAGTTTTTGTAAATGTAAGTATCGGTATAAATTGGGGAAACTTGAATTATGAAAAGCCAGAATATTTACTAAGAGATGCTGATACAGCTATGTACCGTGCAAAAGCATTAGGTAGAGGAAGATTTCATATTTTCAATCCAGAAATGCATAAACAAGCCATCAAAACCCTTGAGTTAGAAAATGACTTAAGAAGAGCCTTAGAAAGGCAAGAGTTAATTGTCTATTATCAGCCAATTATTTGTCTTAAAACTGGCTCGATTGGTGGATTTGAAGCACTTGTTCGCTGGCAACATCCTACGAGAGGTTTGGTTTTGCCGACTGAATTTATCTCGGTAGCTGAAGAAACAGGTTTAATTTATGCCATAGATACTTGGGTATTGAAATCAGCCTGCAATCAATTACGTATTTGGCTAGCCAATTCATTAGTTCCGAAAAATTTACATATGAGTGTCAATTTGAGTGCAAAACTGTTTTTGCAGCCAAACTTTCTTGCTCAAATCGACCAAATTATTTACGAAACTAAACTAAATCCTGCATTTTTAGAATTGGAAATTACAGAGAGTGTAATTATGGAAAATAGCGTAGATGTAAAAACTACTCTTAACGAAATTAAACAGAGAAATATAAATTTAACCATGGATGACTTCGGTACGGGTTACTCTTCTTTAAGTTATCTACATAGCTTTCCATTAAATACTCTTAAGATTGATAAATCATTCTTGAATTTAATGCAGAAAAATCATCAGAACATGGGTTTAGTGCCAGCAATGATTGGGATAGCTCATTCAATGGGAATGAAGGCAATTGCTGAAGGCGTAGAAAATTCCGAACAATTATCGCAAATAAAGGATTTAAAATGTAATTTTGCTCAAGGAAATTTATTTTCTCAACCTGCTCCACCACAGCATATTCTAGACTTGATATTAAGCAATCCTAAATGGTAA
- the ldpA gene encoding circadian clock protein LdpA — MTDSFNPLLSLKEGRWFKLICGASFQHLPAVRSLTLAYTLAGADCIDIAADPAVILAAQEGLKAAAALGATARKLGFAYQGTPLLMVSLNDGEDPHFRKAEFDSAQCPSTCSRPCERICPAQAITFDSIKYNFAGVLSDKCYGCGRCVPVCPYDKIESVSYATANGAIAPLILKSGVDAVEIHTTVGRLAEFKKLWQTISTYADQLKLLAISCTDGEGVIDYLHSLYDAIAPLDCVNIWQTDGRSMSGDIGSGTTLAAVRLGSKVLKAKIPGYVQLAGGTNSYTVPKLTAMNLVKKLTNQKSENMGEGNHHSRKLGSENEAFIAGVAYGSYARKLLLPVLEQLEEKEVNVERVKVTALKLEEEPALLWQAVSLADSLVSQLKY, encoded by the coding sequence GTGACTGATTCGTTTAACCCCCTACTATCGCTTAAAGAAGGTCGCTGGTTCAAGCTCATTTGTGGAGCCAGCTTCCAACATCTGCCTGCGGTTAGAAGTTTAACATTAGCTTATACGCTAGCTGGCGCTGACTGCATAGATATAGCTGCCGATCCGGCTGTTATTCTTGCTGCTCAAGAAGGTCTAAAAGCAGCTGCAGCTCTGGGTGCCACAGCCCGGAAGCTCGGTTTTGCCTATCAAGGAACTCCTTTGCTAATGGTTAGCTTGAATGATGGCGAAGACCCTCACTTCCGCAAAGCAGAATTTGATTCTGCCCAATGCCCCTCTACTTGTTCCCGACCATGCGAGCGTATTTGTCCCGCACAAGCGATTACATTCGATAGTATCAAATATAACTTCGCAGGAGTTCTATCCGATAAATGCTATGGCTGCGGTCGTTGCGTTCCAGTATGCCCGTATGATAAGATAGAGTCAGTATCTTATGCAACAGCTAATGGAGCAATCGCACCCTTGATACTGAAATCTGGAGTGGATGCTGTAGAGATTCATACGACTGTCGGACGTTTGGCGGAATTCAAGAAGTTGTGGCAGACAATTTCAACCTATGCTGACCAATTGAAGTTATTAGCCATTAGTTGCACTGATGGTGAAGGAGTAATTGACTATCTGCATAGTTTGTATGATGCGATCGCCCCTCTTGATTGCGTAAATATATGGCAAACCGATGGCAGATCGATGAGTGGCGATATTGGCTCGGGCACAACATTAGCTGCGGTAAGACTAGGGTCAAAAGTATTGAAAGCAAAAATACCCGGATATGTGCAGTTGGCAGGTGGTACGAATAGTTACACCGTGCCAAAATTGACTGCAATGAATTTGGTGAAAAAATTAACGAACCAAAAAAGTGAAAATATGGGAGAGGGCAATCACCATTCTCGTAAATTAGGTTCGGAAAATGAAGCATTCATTGCTGGGGTTGCTTATGGTAGCTATGCTCGGAAATTACTTTTACCAGTTTTGGAACAATTAGAAGAAAAGGAGGTGAATGTTGAGCGTGTTAAAGTAACTGCTCTGAAACTCGAAGAAGAACCTGCACTATTATGGCAAGCCGTATCGCTTGCTGATTCATTAGTTTCCCAGCTCAAATATTAA
- a CDS encoding R3H domain-containing nucleic acid-binding protein, giving the protein MTITDDLRKLLAILPQDLRQMLEQHPQRDSLVEVVLDLGRYPEARFPSGAEYLSEVPITQQQIDDCIVRVGTFGGDNRAGIEQTLHRISAIRNRTGKIIGLTCRVGRAVHGTISMIRDLVENGQSILMLGRPGVGKTTVLREIARVLADDLDKRVVIIDTSNEIAGDGDVPHPAIGKARRMQVAHPDQQHQVMIEAVENHMPEVIVIDEIGTELEALASRTIAERGVQLIGTAHGNQIENLIKNPTLSDLVGGIQAVTLGDDEARRRGSQKTVLERKAPPTFEIAVEMQERQRWVVHESVADTIDNLLRGRQPTPQVRTIDDNGKVAIARHLTAINGGASQTDRGEENRGRSSNRTNGWRASGQMRPLVPLGAEYQNGNGSGRSEFDRLLDQSFNNSSAFESNGDKHSGPNGEDLPLHIYPYGVSRSQLDQVVEVLHLPVILTKDIDSADAILALRSHVKNHAKLRQMAKARQVPIHMIKSSTIPQVTRGLRRLLNIDEPEVTDERELQLFLHNGSDDEIDALEEARLAVEQIVIPKGQPVELLPRSSQVRKMQHELVEHYRLKSNSFGEEPNRRLRIFPA; this is encoded by the coding sequence ATGACGATTACAGACGATCTCCGAAAATTATTAGCCATATTGCCCCAAGACTTGCGGCAGATGCTCGAACAGCATCCTCAAAGAGATAGTTTAGTAGAAGTGGTCCTGGATCTGGGTCGTTACCCAGAAGCACGATTCCCTTCTGGAGCCGAATATCTAAGCGAAGTACCCATTACCCAGCAGCAGATAGATGATTGCATTGTAAGAGTGGGCACTTTTGGCGGAGATAATCGAGCAGGAATAGAGCAAACTCTACACCGGATTAGTGCTATTCGCAACCGCACCGGCAAAATTATAGGTTTAACCTGTCGTGTCGGACGTGCGGTACATGGAACAATTAGCATGATCCGCGATTTAGTTGAAAATGGTCAATCAATTCTCATGCTGGGTCGTCCAGGTGTGGGAAAAACTACTGTATTGAGAGAAATAGCCCGTGTTTTAGCGGACGATCTTGATAAAAGAGTAGTTATAATTGACACTTCTAATGAAATTGCTGGAGATGGTGATGTACCTCATCCAGCAATCGGTAAGGCAAGACGAATGCAGGTTGCTCATCCGGATCAACAACATCAAGTAATGATTGAGGCTGTGGAAAACCATATGCCAGAAGTAATTGTAATTGATGAGATTGGTACGGAGTTAGAAGCCTTGGCATCTCGTACTATTGCCGAACGTGGCGTGCAACTGATAGGTACGGCACATGGAAATCAAATTGAAAACTTGATAAAAAACCCTACCCTTTCAGATTTGGTAGGTGGCATACAAGCTGTAACTTTGGGAGATGATGAAGCCAGAAGGCGAGGCTCTCAAAAAACAGTTTTGGAACGTAAAGCCCCTCCGACTTTTGAAATTGCGGTTGAAATGCAAGAAAGGCAGCGCTGGGTAGTTCATGAAAGCGTTGCTGATACTATAGATAATCTTTTGAGAGGAAGACAGCCAACCCCGCAAGTGAGGACCATAGATGATAACGGAAAAGTGGCGATCGCCCGTCATCTGACTGCTATTAATGGTGGTGCTTCACAAACTGATAGAGGAGAAGAAAATCGCGGGCGAAGCTCTAATAGAACAAATGGGTGGAGAGCATCCGGGCAAATGCGTCCTTTAGTGCCATTAGGTGCAGAATACCAGAATGGCAATGGTTCTGGACGTAGCGAATTTGACCGCTTATTAGATCAATCTTTCAACAACTCTAGCGCTTTTGAGAGCAATGGGGATAAACATTCCGGTCCAAACGGTGAGGATTTACCTTTACATATTTACCCCTATGGCGTTAGTCGCAGTCAATTAGACCAGGTCGTTGAGGTTCTTCATTTGCCTGTAATATTGACAAAAGATATTGATAGTGCAGATGCAATTTTGGCTTTGCGATCGCACGTCAAGAATCATGCAAAATTGCGACAAATGGCGAAAGCTCGTCAAGTGCCAATTCATATGATAAAGTCAAGCACCATTCCACAGGTTACTCGTGGCTTACGTCGGTTGTTAAATATCGACGAGCCAGAAGTTACTGATGAGCGTGAACTACAATTGTTTCTCCACAACGGCAGCGATGATGAAATTGACGCTTTAGAAGAAGCTAGACTTGCAGTAGAACAAATAGTAATTCCCAAAGGACAGCCAGTAGAATTATTACCGCGTTCTTCACAAGTGCGTAAAATGCAGCATGAGTTGGTCGAACATTATCGACTCAAATCAAATAGTTTTGGGGAAGAACCAAATCGGAGACTAAGAATATTTCCTGCTTAA
- a CDS encoding aminotransferase class III-fold pyridoxal phosphate-dependent enzyme, with protein sequence MFDEVMTGFGRTGDLLSCIKSQVTPDIICLSKSITGGFYLC encoded by the coding sequence ATTTTTGATGAAGTCATGACCGGATTTGGTAGAACCGGAGATTTGCTTTCTTGTATTAAAAGTCAAGTAACCCCAGATATAATTTGTTTATCCAAAAGTATTACTGGGGGGTTTTACCTTTGTTAG